A single Ignavibacteriales bacterium DNA region contains:
- a CDS encoding conjugal transfer protein TraR, translating into MAKKAASSKETVKSKAAKSPEKTEVKKSSAAKSAKSAAKTPKLKKIAEETVPKKKSAVHAMAEKAKGSKTAMKETKKETKETKKKTADETEKPKAARASKKTAEPKETKKSAKKTETAAEAPKAPEPVKSEVPPKRPIVLTKKYEKEDLEYFRALILDKRAEIVRQIQNLQEQMKDPTTGEYINENSPYSLHMAEQGTDAMEREKTYLYIQRETKFLTYLDDALERIDAGTYGVCIECIDEPKHLCPTCPLISKQRLEAVPHSKLCVEIKKLQEKTRR; encoded by the coding sequence ATGGCTAAAAAAGCAGCTTCCTCCAAAGAGACAGTAAAATCCAAAGCAGCTAAAAGTCCCGAAAAGACTGAGGTAAAAAAATCATCGGCGGCTAAATCAGCGAAATCCGCTGCGAAAACACCGAAGTTGAAAAAAATTGCGGAGGAAACCGTCCCGAAGAAGAAGTCTGCGGTACATGCCATGGCTGAAAAAGCAAAAGGTTCAAAAACAGCAATGAAAGAGACAAAAAAAGAAACAAAGGAAACAAAGAAGAAAACTGCGGATGAGACTGAAAAGCCAAAAGCCGCAAGAGCTTCTAAGAAAACCGCTGAGCCGAAAGAAACAAAAAAATCGGCGAAGAAAACGGAAACCGCGGCAGAAGCCCCAAAGGCACCGGAACCGGTAAAATCTGAAGTTCCTCCCAAACGCCCGATCGTGCTCACCAAAAAGTATGAAAAAGAAGATCTGGAGTATTTCAGAGCTTTGATACTTGATAAACGGGCTGAGATTGTACGCCAGATTCAGAATCTGCAGGAACAGATGAAAGACCCTACAACCGGTGAATATATAAATGAGAATTCCCCCTATTCACTCCACATGGCGGAGCAGGGTACCGATGCCATGGAGCGGGAGAAAACGTATTTATATATACAGCGCGAGACAAAGTTCTTAACCTATCTGGATGATGCACTCGAAAGAATTGATGCCGGAACCTACGGCGTATGTATTGAGTGTATTGATGAGCCAAAACATCTTTGCCCGACCTGTCCTCTTATTTCAAAACAGCGGCTGGAGGCAGTGCCTCACAGCAAACTCTGCGTTGAAATAAAGAAACTGCAGGAAAAAACCAGAAGATAA
- the lspA gene encoding signal peptidase II translates to MRVLYLTLATVFIDQAAKLAVKGFRIPFLDFEYFGMYHGQSIPVLGNFFMLTFVENPGMAFGIDLNSTAKPWLSIFSVVASIGLFFYLYSVRKQSLSMRIALALILGGAIGNLIDRCFYGVFYGYAPLLYGKVVDFFNFNFFDVTLFGQTYDRFPIFNIADAAVSVGVFILLIFYKQHQEELELREEAEKIRAEDARASAVADEPAPEDAYYDGEIPEDLKETNPGINYGNPDREGRGEVEIPTTSDNIQVVKPQNGESDNRKDIQI, encoded by the coding sequence TTGCGTGTATTATATCTGACATTAGCCACGGTTTTTATTGACCAGGCAGCCAAATTAGCAGTTAAAGGATTCAGAATACCGTTTCTTGATTTTGAATACTTTGGTATGTATCATGGGCAGTCCATACCCGTTCTGGGTAACTTCTTCATGCTTACCTTTGTTGAAAATCCGGGAATGGCATTCGGCATTGATCTGAACTCAACAGCCAAACCATGGTTATCCATCTTCTCGGTTGTTGCCAGCATCGGTCTGTTTTTCTATCTTTACTCAGTAAGGAAACAGAGTCTGAGCATGAGAATTGCTCTGGCTCTTATCCTTGGCGGAGCGATCGGTAATCTTATAGACCGCTGTTTTTATGGAGTGTTCTATGGGTATGCACCATTACTCTATGGCAAAGTTGTGGATTTCTTCAATTTTAATTTTTTTGATGTAACGCTCTTCGGACAGACCTATGACCGCTTCCCGATATTCAATATCGCGGATGCTGCAGTATCAGTAGGAGTATTTATCCTGTTGATATTTTACAAGCAGCATCAGGAAGAACTTGAACTCCGGGAAGAAGCTGAAAAAATCCGCGCTGAAGACGCCAGAGCATCCGCTGTTGCTGATGAACCTGCACCTGAAGACGCTTATTATGACGGAGAAATTCCGGAAGATTTAAAGGAAACAAACCCGGGTATAAACTACGGAAATCCCGACCGCGAAGGCCGCGGTGAAGTAGAGATACCGACCACCTCTGACAATATACAAGTTGTGAAGCCGCAAAATGGCGAATCTGATAACAGAAAAGATATTCAGATTTAA